A genomic window from Aquila chrysaetos chrysaetos chromosome 21, bAquChr1.4, whole genome shotgun sequence includes:
- the NHSL2 gene encoding NHS-like protein 2 isoform X8 has translation MPLAGEQAGASGAGSGVCAVLATSNLDLESKKAAHTKLSWQQPVNVFLAAGRPPGMEQLHQEAQLNLQSLLQEEYEEQYAESRVTGQTFRAASHLPPDTPPEPSPRPPPAKRLEFVLMPPSRRATEEEIASTTALGARPPDASLSLPTSPDKQPAWTRAFPLPTVEEKQWHQSCSIQTNIVPINVSGQHFARHASARHSLFNTETAMNPKSTLRRRRTIIGFPNLSLRDQGSANGPTFNARAPIAESLSCSFVPEAASGGKAPQEIGPRQPLSAPLRKTFSDLGARCCQPPAAVDGAATASASACNGPQGTPFPAPWSTLGYASPPSPAAGQGKGPACTSPGGSSPSPSPGSPAAAAASFFIAMEERVGSNGPGSFSGTVPESPPTSGGGQRCEGREAKVNFLPGSREEPEPAAEPARLEVERAGCRFRERSLSVPTDSGSLCSVDIAYAETRRGSANYALGYPSASSEGSTSTDNVSLGLEQEGQRRRRSKSISLKKAKKKPSPPTRSVSLIKEGQDGAPGPGLALPKDQRPKSLCIPPEPQGHRLVHADPQGSVGREPDGTAAPHQWHLTDWKAGDPYRSLSGSSTATGTTAIECAKARGSSESLASPSVSRATTPSQLSAEADLKTSSPGRPTGLMSPSSGYSSQSETPTPTVPTSAILGHSPHQVRVRPLVPERKSSLPPTSPMERSPKSRLSFDLPLTPPAHLDLSGLKISLKGKTKVSRHHSDSTFGTKLAQKTSPITPIMPVVTQSDLRSVRLRSISRSEPEDNADGPEHADEPARGPCPGPERKVKPPVAEKPPLAKRPPSILPKPPALREEGPLSPTSPPGAATKEKGLPQDGFVVLRKGELRRGPGELPSPLTPAGPRRLSQGSLEDEPRPERSGAGEGERRKAKVPPPVPKKPSVLYLPLALAPAQLGAGMGDQPPTPSPIITLDAYPTCCNPDDEDPPSPKALGTAQASDPASEQGSSAEAGMEEKSFASDKTADSIAEEDDDVFVTSRTTEDLFTVIHRSKRKVLGRKEPGDTFGSRPNSHSPVKTSGSPTSESPVAAGSTGKSSSRNEDFKALLQKKSSKTSPGTRPSAAELLKTTNPLARRVMTEFAPELDGANSPKSQP, from the exons CCACCTCTAACCTGGACCTCGAGAGCAAGAAAGCTGCCCACACCAAGCTGTCATGGCAGCAGCCGGTGAATGTCTTTCTGGCAGCCGGGCGCCCGCCGGGCATGGAGCAGCTGCACCAGGAGGCCCAGCTCAACCTCCAGAGCTTGCTGCAAG AGGAGTATGAGGAGCAGTACGCCGAGAGCAGGGTCACTGGGCAGACTTTCCGTGCCGCCAGTCACCTGccccccgacaccccccccgAGCCGTCTCCTCGACCCCCGCCTGCCAAACGCCTTGAGTTCGTGCTTATG cccccgaGCCGGCGAGCAACCGAAGAGGAGATCGCCAGCACGACTGCCCTTGGTGCTCGGCCGCCCGACGCCTCCCTGAGCCTCCCCACCAGCCCGGACAAGCAGCCAGCCTGGACCAGGGCCTTCCCCCTGCCCACCGTGGAGGAGAAGCAGTGGCACCAGTCCTGCTCCATCCAAACCAACATCGTCCCCATCAATGTCTCGG GGCAGCACTTTGCTAGGCACGCGAGTGCTCGTCACTCCCTGTTTAACACAGAGACCGCGATGAACCCCAAGTCCACCCTGCGGCGTAGACGGACCATTATCGGATTCCCTAACCTGTCCCTGCGAGACCAAG GCAGCGCCAACGGCCCCACGTTCAACGCGCGCGCGCCCATCGCCGAGTCCCTCTCCTGCAGTTTCGTGCCCGAGGCCGCGAGCGGGGGGAAGGCGCCCCAGGAGATCGGCCCCCGCCAGCCCCTCTCCGCCCCGCTGAGGAAGACCTTCAGCGACCTCGGGGCCCGCTGCTGCCAGCCGCCCGCCGCCGTGGACGGTGCGGCCACCGCCTCCGCCAGCGCCTGCAACGGGCCGCAGGGCACCCCCTTCCCCGCACCCTGGAGCACCCTAGGCTACGcgagcccccccagccccgccgccggccaggGCAAGGGGCCCGCCTGCACCTCGCCGGGGGGCTCCAGCCCCTCGCCCAGCCCGGgctcgcccgccgccgccgccgcctccttcTTCATTGCCATGGAGGAGCGTGTGGGCAGCAACGGGCCCGGCTCCTTCTCCGGCACGGTGCCTGAGTCCCCCCCCACCTCCGGGGGTGGCCAGAGGTGCGAGGGCCGAGAAGCCAAGGTGAACTTCTTGCCGGGAAGCCGAGAGGAGCCGGAGCCAGCGGCGGAGCCGGCGCGGCTGGAGGTGGAGCGGGCAGGGTGCCGGTTCCGCGAGCGGTCGCTGTCGGTTCCCACCGACTCGGGCTCCCTCTGCTCCGTGGACATCGCGTACGCCGAGACCCGGCGGGGCAGCGCCAACTACGCCCTGGGCTACCCCAGCGCCAGCTCCGAGGGCAGCACCAGCACCGACAACGTCtccctggggctggagcaggagggccagcggcggcggcgctccAAGAGCATCTCCCTCAAGAAGGCGAAGAAGAAGCCTTCGCCGCCCACGCGCAGCGTCTCTCTGATTAAAGAGGGGCAGGATGGTGCCCCGGGACCCGGCTTGGCGCTGCCCAAGGATCAGCGACCCAAGAGCCTCTGCATCCCACCGGAGCCCCAGGGCCACCGGCTGGTGCACGCTGACCCCCAGGGGAGCGTGGGGAGGGAGCCCGACGGCACGGCCGCCCCCCACCAGTGGCACCTCACGGACTGGAAGGCCGGCGATCCCTATCGGTCCCTCTCCGGCTCGAGCACGGCCACAGGGACCACGGCCATCGAGTGCGCCAAGGCACGGGGCAGCTCCGAGTCCCTCGCCTCCCCCTCCGTCTCCAGGGCCACGACGCCCTCCCAGCTCTCCGCCGAGGCAGACCTCAAGAcctcctccccaggcaggcCCACGGGGCTGATGTCTCCATCCAGCGGGTACTCCAGCCAGTCGGAGACCCCGACCCCCACCGTCCCCACCTCCGCCATCCTCGGGCACTCCCCGCACCAGGTGCGGGTGAGGCCGCTGGTCCCCGAGAGGAAGTCCTCGCTGCCCCCCACGTCCCCCATGGAGAGGAGCCCCAAGTCCAGGCTGTCCTTCGACCTGCCGCTCACGCCACCCGCCCACCTCGACCTCTCGGGGCTGAAGATCTCCCTGAAGGGGAAGACGAAGGTCAGCCGGCACCACTCGGACTCCACCTTCGGCACCAAGCTGGCCCAGAAGACCAGCCCCATCACGCCCATCATGCCGGTGGTCACGCAGTCCGACCTGCGCTCCGTCCGCCTCCGCTCCATCAGCCGCTCGGAGCCGGAGGACAACGCCGACGGCCCGGAGCATGCCGACGAGCCGGCACGTGGTCCCTGCCCGGGGCCGGAGAGGAAGGTGAAGCCGCCCGTGGCAGAAAAGCCACCACTGGCCAAGCGGCCCCCGAGCATCCTGCCCAAGCCGCCAGCTCTGCGGGAGGAGGGTCCGCTGTCCCCCACGTCCCCGCCGGGCGCTGCCACCAAGGAGAAGGGGCTTCCACAGGACGGCTTCGTGGTGCTGCGGAAAGGGGAGCTGAGGAGGGGTCCGGGGGAGCTCCCCTCGCCCCTGACCCCGGCAGGACCACGGCGGCTCTCGCAGGGCAGCCTGGAGGATGAACCGCGGCCAGAGCGGAGCGGTGCCGGCGAGGGGGAGCGGAGGAAGGCCAAGGTGCCGCCGCCGGTGCCCAAAAAACCCAGCGTGCTGTACCTGCCTCTCGCCCTGGCCCCGGCACAGCTGGGAGCCGGCATGGGGGACCAGccgcccacccccagccccatcaTCACGCTGGATGCCTACCCCACCTGCTGCAACCCCGACGATGAGGACCCGCCGTCCCCCAAGGCCCTGGGCACAGCACAAGCCAGCGACCCCGCCTCGGAGCAAG GCAGCTCGGCGGAGGCCGGCATGGAGGAGAAGAGCTTCGCCAGCGACAAGACGGCTGACTCCATTGCGGAGGAGGACGACGATGTGTTCGTGACATCCCGCACCACAGAGGATCTCTTCACTGTGATCCACAG GTCGAAGAGGAAGGTCTTGGGGCGGAAAGAGCCTGGTGACACTTTTGGCAGCCGGCCCAACTCCCACTCACCTGTAAAGACTTCGGGCTCCCCAACCAGTGAGTCACCGGTAGCAGCAGGCAGCACCGGGAAGTCTTCCAGCAGGAATGAAGACTTTAAAGCCCTGCTCCAGAAgaagagcagcaaaaccagTCCCGGTACCCGGCCATCTGCTGCTGAACTGCTCAAGACCACAAACCCGCTGGCTCGGAGGGTCATGACAGAGTTTGCCCCCGAGCTAGATGGTGCAAACAGCCCCAAAAGCCAGCCCTAA